Part of the Halopenitus persicus genome is shown below.
CGGGATGGTCTGGGCGTACATTCTCTCGGCGGCGATCCGGGGGCTGCTCGTGGGCGGACTGATCGCGGTCATCGGCTGGGGGATCATCTCCGGGCTGTATCGGCCGGTTCCCGTCGCGGAACCCGGCTATCTCATCGCCTTCATGCTCGTGATCACGCTGCTGTTCGCGAGCTTCGGCGTGATCGGCGGGCTCGTCGCGCACGACTTCGATGACCTCACGGTGATGAACCAGTTCATCCTCCGACCGCTCGTCTTCTTCGGCGCGGTCTTCTACTCGCTCGAGGACCTCACGCCGCTGCTGCGCGACGTCTCGCTGGTCAACCCGATGGTCTACATGGTCAACGGCGTCCGGTTCGGCTTTCTGGGCACCGCCGAGGTCGACCCGCGGTTCTCGCTGGTCGTCCTGTCGGGATTGACCGCCGCCATCGTGCTGGTCGACGTCGCGCTGTTCCGGCGCGGCTACGGGCTGACGGACTAGCGGGCTGCCGTCGGACTCACGCGTCCGGCGGGTCGTGGCCGTGGTCCGAGGTAGTCACAAACCCCGCCACTATCTGCGGGCTATTACGCGTCGGGATGGTAAAGGGAGGTATGTCCGACGGGATCCATCTCAACCTCTTCACGATGAACTCGGTGGAGCACGTCTCCCCGGGATCGTGGACCTATCCGGGCGACCAGTCACACCGCTACACCGACAGGGAGTACTGGACCGAGGTCGCGCGAACCGCCGAGCGCGGCGGCTTCGACGCGGTCTTCTTCGCCGACGTCCGTGGCGTCTACGACGTCTACGGCGACGACCGCGAGACCGCAGTCCACAAGGCGGTCCAGACGCCGGCCAACGACCCGCAGCTCGTCGTGCCGGCGATGGCCGAGGTCACCGACGATCTCGGGTTCGCGATCACCCGGTCGACGACCTACACTCACCCCTACCAACTCGCCCGGGAGTTCAGCACGCTCGATCACCTCACCGACGGCCGCGTCGCGTTGAACGTCGTGACCTCCTATCTGGAGTCGGCCGCCGAGAACCTCGGGCTCGACGAGCGGATGGACAAGGGGACGCGCTACGACCGTGCCGACGAGTTCCTCGACGTCTGTTATGCCCTGTGGGAGGACTCCTGGGAGGACGACGCCGTCGAGATCGACCGCGAGGCGCGCCGGTACACCGACCCCGGAAAGGTCCACGCGATCGACCACGAGGGCGAGCACTTCTCGGTGCCCGGTCCGCACGGCTGCGAACCCTCGCCGCAGCGCACGCCGGTCATCTACCAGGCCGGCTCCTCCGACCGCGGTCGGGAGTTCGCGGCCGCGAACGCGGAGGCCGTCTTCGCGAGCCAGCCCACCGAGGAGGGGATCCGGGAGTACATGGCCGACGTGAAGGAGCGCGCCGCCGACCACGGCCGCGACCCCGAGAGCCTGCGCTTCTTCATCGGCGTCGTCCCGATCGTCGGCGAGACCGAGGCCATCGCCGAGGCGAAACACGAGGCGTACCGCGACCACGTCGACGTCGAGGCGACGCTCGCGCTGCTGTCCGGCTTCCTCGACATGGATCTGTCCGAGCTCGATCCCGACCAGAAGGTCGAACACATCGAGACGGACGCGATCCAGGGGACGATGAACGCGTTCACGAAGTCCCAGCCCGACCACGACTGGACGGTCCGGGAGGTCGCGGAGTTCTGCGGGCTCGGGACCACCTCCCCGACGATCGTCGGCACCCCCGACGAGATCGCCGACGAGCTGGCCTACTGGCACGAGGAGGTCGGCGTCCACGGCTTCAACGTCAAGGAAGTCGTCCGTCCGGACTCGCTGCAGGACTTCGTCGACCTGGTCGTCCCGGAACTCCGGGAGCGCGGACTCGTCTCGGACGCCGATGGAAGCGATGGCGGTCACGGGACCCTCCGCGAGCGGCTCCGAGGGGCCGGAAATCCACACCTCCGATCCGACCATCCCGCGAAGCGCCGATCGGCGTCGCCGCCCCGGTCCGACTGACCGAGGGGACAGGGAATTGCTGCCGCCCCCGGCACGCTTAAGTTCCCGCAGCCATTGGATTCACGTGACGCTTCGCTTGGAGGGCCGAAGCGTCAGCGGGGACCTATTTAGGGCGGCACGCCCGTGCCGTTTCGGCACGGGCGCTCCCCTTTCGTTTTCACGACCGACGAGCGACGGCTTCGTCACGACGGACGGCTTCGGTCACGAGCCACGGCTTCGTCACGACGGACGGCTTCGGTCACGAGCCACGGCTTCGTCACGACGGACGGCTTCGGCCACGAGCCACGGCTTCGTCACGACGGACGGCTTCGGCCACGAGGAACGGTGACCCCGCCGAACGCGACCCCGCGACCTACTCCGAGTCGTCGGCGCGGTGCTCGTCGATCGCCTCGTCGATCGTGAGCTCGCCCGCCGCGACCCGGCGCGCGAGGGTCTCGTCGATGGTACGGCCGCCGGCCGACCGCCGCCGGGATTCGTCCTTGATCCGCTGGAGCTCGCCGGCCGTGGGTTCGATCTCCCGTTGTGCCGTCGGATCCCCCTCGATCCGGGCGACGTTGACCGCGGCGAGCACGTCGCCCATCCCACGTGCGCCGGTGCCGAGGTACGGCGTGGTGCCCGTCTCGTCGACGAGCTCGACCGCGAGATCGTCGGGCAGGTCGTTGATGATCCGGGCGCCCTTCAGCCGGTCGCCGTCGCCGACGCGCACAAGGGGATCGGGCTCGCCGTCGGTCTCTGAGACGATCGTGTCGACCGCCTCGGACAGCGGCACCTGGAAGACGGCCACGACCGTTCCCCCGACGAGGACGGCGATCCCGGGCGAGGGACCCGGGTCGACGCCGACCACGGTCCGGCCGCCACCGCCGCGAAGCGCGGCCAGCGCCTCGTCGACCGCGGCGCGGGGGTCCTCGGGGTCGGCGGTGACGAACGCGACGTCGTCGCGGCCGCCGAGGTCGACCCGGTCCTCGGGCGTCGCGATCACGACCGACGCGCGGTCGGGGAGCCGGTCGTCGACCGCCGGCCCCGGCTCGATCGTGGTGAAGGTGACGCCGCGGTCGCGCAGCTCCGCGAGGACGGTCTGGTATAGCCGGAAGTCGTCGGTCGCGACGACGATCACTGGCGGCGCTAGTTCCGGCTGCGGCGTAAGCGTGTCGCCGAGCGTCGACTGGACGTCCGTCGCGCGGACGGCGGTGAGACCGGACCGATAGACGAAAGGCGGTCGGTCCCCGATCCACGCCCATGAGCGAGGAGCGCGAGGACGTCGTTCGCCCGAGCGACATCGGCGGCGAGGGGCCGCCGGTCGAGGAGAAGCCGTACAAGATCGTCTTCGAGGCGAACAAGTGTTTCGGCGCGGGCCGGTGCGCGGAGGCGGCCGACAACTGGGAGATGGACATCGGAACCGGGCTCGCCAAGCCCCGGTCCTACTACATCGGCGAGGACGAACTCGCCGAGAACGTCGAGGCGGCGCGGCTGTGTCCCGCCAAGAAGGGTGACGGCATCATCCACGTGGTCGACCGCCGGACCGACGAGGAGATCGCGCCGGATCCGCACGGCGACGGCACGCTCTCGGTCGATTGGTGACACGCCGAATCGCTTGGTGACGCGGCAGGTCGACGCTCAATCCGCGGTCGAGTCGACCGTCGCGGCGTGATTCGGCTCGGTCGAGCTCGTCGCCGGTTCGCGCTCCTCGACGGACACGGTCGCCATCTCGTCGACGTCGAGGACGAACGCCGCAGCCGAGTCGTCGGGCTCGACTGATTCGACCGATTCGACCGTTCCCGAGAGGGTCAGTCCGGCGTTCGGCGTCGGCCCGATGGAGATCTCGTCCCCGGGAGACGGCGAGGGCATCCCGGTCCGGACGGTGACGGTCGCCCGGCACCGGTCGGGAGCGTTGACCGAACGAAAGTCGATCGATTCCACCACGGCCTCGGTCGCGATCCCCTCGTGGTCGACCGGAACGACGGCGACCTTCTCGAGCCCTCGCGTATCGAGGGTACGATAGGCCTCGACGGTCGGCTTGTAGCCGCCCCGCGGTCCGGGGATCCCGTCGAGCAACTGGAGCGCGGTCAGCTGCTGCATCTCCGTGCGGATCGTGTACGGGTTCCGATCGACCCGTTCGGCGATCTCGTCCGTGCGTACCGCGTCCTCGCGCGTGGCGATCAGGTCGACGACCGCGGCGAGGATCTCGGTCTGGTCCGGCGTGAGCGTGTTCGAGGACATTGAAAGCCGTTCAACCAGAGGAGTGATTCCGGAACAATAACTCCAACCCTGATATACCTATAAGACATTAGTCTATCAGCGGAAATACCATTTATATATTGGTTTAAATGACGGATAAACTGATCAATCAAATATATCGATCGTGGGCAGTCGAGGAACGGGCCGAACATCCAAATCGAGGGACGTCGGGGCCGCCGATCACGGGACGGGAGGCCACCGAAAGTGGTTTGTGCCCGCCCGGGAAAGCCGCAGGACGCGCGGGGGTGGCTGAGCCTGGCCAAAAGCGGCGGACTTAAGATCCGCTCCCGTAGGGGTTCGAGGGTTCAAATCCCTTCTCCCGCATCCACGGCGCGAGCAGCGGCGCGAGCGCCGTGGGTAGCTGAAGGATTTGAACGAGGGAAGTCGCAGCGCCGAGCGGAGCGAGGCGATCGTCTTCCCGGGGTTCAAATCCCTTCTCCCGCATCCACGGCGCGAACAGGTCGTGAGCGGCACGTCTCGGCGGGGGTTTGAACGAGGCCGGTCGCGCGCAGCGACGCGAGCACGTCCGGACGTCGTTCAAATCCCGTCTCCCGCATCCACGGCGCGAACAGGTCGTGAGCGCCGAATGGACTCGATCGGCGACCGTCGTAAGCCGGCGTCCTCTTATAAACAGTCAAACACCCACTTATAAGTAGCCAGATGAGGCCGGTGCGTCGCGGGTCGGTCACTCGGCCCGATCGGAGTCCGTCTCCGCTTCGCCACTCACGTCACGAGCGGCGGCCTCCGCGCGGCGCATCACCTCGCGTATCGGGAGGCCGGCGTCGGCGGCGACGGCGGCCGCGTCGTCGTACTCGGCGCTGACGTCGTAGACGTCGCCGTCGGCGGTGGCGCCGAGCTTGACGGTCACCTCGTGGGCCGTCCCGTCGACCTCGATCGTGACCGACCGGAACGACCGGTCGGCGATCCACCGGTGGGTGGCGGCGGTCTCGCGGATCCCCAGGGTCCCGGTCTCGCGGGCGAGCCGTTCGGCGACCGCGTCGGCGTCGCCGGGCTTGCAGATGACCGTGACGAGGTGGCCGGGGCGGGACTTCTTCATCGTCGTGGGGACGATCGTGACGTCCCGCGCGCCGGCGGCCGTGAGCGTCTCCTGGAGCCCGCCGAGGACCTCCGGCGGCGCGTCGTCGAGGGTCGTCTCGAGGACCGTGACCTCGTCGTGGGTCAACCCGGAGCCGTGTCCGGATGCGGAGCGGTCGGCGTCCGCGTCGTGACGTGCGTGGGGGCCGTGCTGCGGGTGCGTCTCGTGACTTCCATGATCGTCGGCGTCCTCGACCGCCGTTCCGCCGATCGCGCGGAGCACGTTCGGATGATCCGGGAACGAGGCGGTTCCGGCGCCGTAGCCCGCGGCCGCAACCGACAGGGCCGGCAGGGAATCGACGGGCTCGGCGACCGCACCGAGGATCGCAGCGCCGGTGGGCGTCACCAGCTCCGCGTCGACGGGGCCGCCGACGAGCGCGAGGCCGGCACGCTGGGCGACCTCGACGACCGCCGGGACCGGAACCGGGTAGACGCCGTGGCTCATCCGAACCTCGCCGCCGCCGGCCGCGATCGGACTGGTGAGAACCCGGTCGACCCCGAGGTCGGCCAACAGGAGACACGCGCCGACCACGTCCGCGACCGCGTCGTCCGCGCCGACCTCGTGGAAGTGCGTCTCCGCGAGGTCGGTCCCGTGGACGGCCGCCTCGGCCTCGCCGAGCAGCTCGAAGGCCGCCAGCGCGTTCGCCTCGACGGCCGCGGGAAGCCCCATCGACTCGACGAGGTCGACGACCTCCGGATACGTTCGATGGACGCCCGCACCCTCGGCGTGTTCGTCGCGGTGATCGGGGGAGTCCTCGGAGTGCTCGGAGCGTGGATGGTCGTGTGCGTGGTCGTGGCCGTGTGCGTGGTCGTGACCGTGTGCGTGGTCGTGGCCGTGTGCGTGGTCGTGGCCGTGTGCGTGGACATCCGAGTGACTATGGTCGGTTGCATCCTCGCCGTCGCCGTCAGCGTCTCCTCCCTCATCCGTCAGCAGCACGTCGACGGTCGTCGCCCGGATCCCGTTCATCGTCGTCTCGCCGACCGCGAACCGCACGGGAAGCGCCGCCTCCACCGGCTCGAGGACGGCCGGGTCGGCGCCGGCCGCGATCAGGGCGGCACAGATCATGTCGCCGGCCGCGCCGGTTCGGCCGTCGAACGCGAGCGTGTCCATACCGAATCGACGGCCGCGCCGCCTAAAGAGCCTCGCGCTCGTCGGCAGGGGGACGACGATTCCGTTGTCCGAGTAGTCGGCGACACGATGCGATCGGGAACGGAAAAAAGGCACGGAGGCGACGGGGTTTTGTACCCCCTCCACATACCGTGGGATATGATGACACACGAACGGGATCGTGTGACCGTCGGATCGCCGGACGGAACGTCGCGATCGGCGGGAGCAACAGGCTTAACCCCGAACCGCGAGGAATCATCGATACCCCCCGCGAGTCAATCATGAACGAAGTTCAACTCGAAGTGGCGAAGGCGTACCCGAACGACTCGGGTCGCGGCATCGCCAGGCTCGACCCCGACACGCTGTTGCACCTGAAGCTCTCTCCCGGCGACATCATCGAGATCGACGGCGGCGAGACGACCGCCGCGAAGGTGTGGCGTGCCGACCGCCAGGACTGGAACACCGACACCGTCCGGATCGACGGGTTCACCCGACAGAACGCCGACGTCGGCATCGGCGAGCGCGTCACCATCCGGAAGGCCGAGGCCGAGAAGGCCGACAAGCTGGTGCTTGCGCCGCCCGAGGAGGCGTCGGTGCAGTTCGGCTCCGACGCGGCCGGGATGGTCAAACGCCAGATCCTCAAGCGGCCGGTCGTCGAGCGCGACATCGTCCCCGTGATGAGCTCGACGAACCACCCGTTCATGCGCTCGCCCGGGCAGGCGATCCCGCTCATCGCGGTCGAGACTGAGCCGGAAGGCGTCTGCCTGATCACCGAGGACACGGAGGTCGAGCTGCGCGAGGAGCCGATCTCCGGGTTCGAGAAGGCCGGCGGCGGCATCACCTACGAGGACATCGGCGGCCTGCAAAACGAGATCCAGCGCGTCCGGGAGATGGTCGAGCTCCCGATGAAACACCCGCAGATATTCAAGAAGCTGGGCATCGAGCCGCCCCAGGGCGTCCTGCTGCACGGCCCGCCCGGCACCGGCAAGACGCTGCTGGCGAAGGCCGTCGCCAACGAGACGTCGGCGAGCTTCTTCTCCATCGCGGGCCCGGAGATCATCTCGAAGTACTACGGCGAGTCGGAACAGCAGCTCCGGGAGATCTTCGAGGACGCCAAGGAGGAGTCGCCCTCGATCGTCTTCATCGACGAGCTGGACTCGATCGCGCCCAAACGCGAGGACGTCACCGGCGAGGTCGAGCGGCGGGTCGTCGCGCAGCTGCTCACGATGATGGACGGGCTAGAGACGCGCGGCCAGGTGATCGTCATCGCCGCGACCAACCGCGTCGACTCGGTCGACCCCGCGCTCCGCCGTCCCGGCCGATTCGACCGCGAGATCGAGATCGGCGTGCCGGACGAGGTCGGCCGCAAGGAGATCCTCCAGATCCACACCCGGGGGATGCCGCTGTCCGACGACGTCGACCTGGCCGGG
Proteins encoded:
- the larC gene encoding nickel pincer cofactor biosynthesis protein LarC, with protein sequence MDTLAFDGRTGAAGDMICAALIAAGADPAVLEPVEAALPVRFAVGETTMNGIRATTVDVLLTDEGGDADGDGEDATDHSHSDVHAHGHDHAHGHDHAHGHDHAHGHDHAHDHPRSEHSEDSPDHRDEHAEGAGVHRTYPEVVDLVESMGLPAAVEANALAAFELLGEAEAAVHGTDLAETHFHEVGADDAVADVVGACLLLADLGVDRVLTSPIAAGGGEVRMSHGVYPVPVPAVVEVAQRAGLALVGGPVDAELVTPTGAAILGAVAEPVDSLPALSVAAAGYGAGTASFPDHPNVLRAIGGTAVEDADDHGSHETHPQHGPHARHDADADRSASGHGSGLTHDEVTVLETTLDDAPPEVLGGLQETLTAAGARDVTIVPTTMKKSRPGHLVTVICKPGDADAVAERLARETGTLGIRETAATHRWIADRSFRSVTIEVDGTAHEVTVKLGATADGDVYDVSAEYDDAAAVAADAGLPIREVMRRAEAAARDVSGEAETDSDRAE
- a CDS encoding ABC transporter permease, which encodes MAAEDSRVDLTGFLTLTKREILRFIRRPRNTFAPPFITNVLYFSVFGVILGQRVGTIADVPYILFILPGLIVLGAVSNSFENASFSIFHGRWNEYIHEVLTSPLSYTGMVWAYILSAAIRGLLVGGLIAVIGWGIISGLYRPVPVAEPGYLIAFMLVITLLFASFGVIGGLVAHDFDDLTVMNQFILRPLVFFGAVFYSLEDLTPLLRDVSLVNPMVYMVNGVRFGFLGTAEVDPRFSLVVLSGLTAAIVLVDVALFRRGYGLTD
- a CDS encoding CDC48 family AAA ATPase, whose protein sequence is MNEVQLEVAKAYPNDSGRGIARLDPDTLLHLKLSPGDIIEIDGGETTAAKVWRADRQDWNTDTVRIDGFTRQNADVGIGERVTIRKAEAEKADKLVLAPPEEASVQFGSDAAGMVKRQILKRPVVERDIVPVMSSTNHPFMRSPGQAIPLIAVETEPEGVCLITEDTEVELREEPISGFEKAGGGITYEDIGGLQNEIQRVREMVELPMKHPQIFKKLGIEPPQGVLLHGPPGTGKTLLAKAVANETSASFFSIAGPEIISKYYGESEQQLREIFEDAKEESPSIVFIDELDSIAPKREDVTGEVERRVVAQLLTMMDGLETRGQVIVIAATNRVDSVDPALRRPGRFDREIEIGVPDEVGRKEILQIHTRGMPLSDDVDLAGLADDTHGFVGADIESLTKEAAMKALRRYLPEIDLDEEEVPPSLIDRMIVKREDFSGALNEVEPSAMREVLVELPKISWDHVGGLEDAKQQIEEAVEWPLSSPEKFDRMGVEAPKGVLLYGPPGTGKTLMAKAVANETNANFISVRGPQLLSKWVGESEKAIRQTFRKARQVSPTIVFFDELDSLAPSRGQEMGNNVSERVVNQLLTELDGLEEMENVMVIGATNRPDMIDTALLRSGRFDRLVMVGQPDEEGREQILRIHTADTPLAPDVSLREVAEITDGYVGSDLEGIAREAAIEALRDDDEATEVEMKHFRRAMESVRPTITDDIMAYYEDVEQQFTGGGQQAIGDRGGSGRIGFQ
- a CDS encoding ferredoxin; translated protein: MSEEREDVVRPSDIGGEGPPVEEKPYKIVFEANKCFGAGRCAEAADNWEMDIGTGLAKPRSYYIGEDELAENVEAARLCPAKKGDGIIHVVDRRTDEEIAPDPHGDGTLSVDW
- a CDS encoding LLM class flavin-dependent oxidoreductase, with protein sequence MSDGIHLNLFTMNSVEHVSPGSWTYPGDQSHRYTDREYWTEVARTAERGGFDAVFFADVRGVYDVYGDDRETAVHKAVQTPANDPQLVVPAMAEVTDDLGFAITRSTTYTHPYQLAREFSTLDHLTDGRVALNVVTSYLESAAENLGLDERMDKGTRYDRADEFLDVCYALWEDSWEDDAVEIDREARRYTDPGKVHAIDHEGEHFSVPGPHGCEPSPQRTPVIYQAGSSDRGREFAAANAEAVFASQPTEEGIREYMADVKERAADHGRDPESLRFFIGVVPIVGETEAIAEAKHEAYRDHVDVEATLALLSGFLDMDLSELDPDQKVEHIETDAIQGTMNAFTKSQPDHDWTVREVAEFCGLGTTSPTIVGTPDEIADELAYWHEEVGVHGFNVKEVVRPDSLQDFVDLVVPELRERGLVSDADGSDGGHGTLRERLRGAGNPHLRSDHPAKRRSASPPRSD
- a CDS encoding Rrf2 family transcriptional regulator; its protein translation is MSSNTLTPDQTEILAAVVDLIATREDAVRTDEIAERVDRNPYTIRTEMQQLTALQLLDGIPGPRGGYKPTVEAYRTLDTRGLEKVAVVPVDHEGIATEAVVESIDFRSVNAPDRCRATVTVRTGMPSPSPGDEISIGPTPNAGLTLSGTVESVESVEPDDSAAAFVLDVDEMATVSVEEREPATSSTEPNHAATVDSTAD